The sequence below is a genomic window from Acetivibrio clariflavus DSM 19732.
GGCAATAAGCCGTATAAGTATAACAGGAAAGTATTATAACATATAAACAGTTATGTATAAAGAATCACTACAATCTGTAAAGCTTCTTTAAACCTTAAAATAAGCGTTTATTCCGTGGCAGTGAATTTATAGTCATCAATACTTGCCTTTATTCTCTTTTTATCCTTTAGTTTTATTTCATGCACCATTCCTACAAGCATTACAATAATCTGTTATTATCAGTCTCAGCGACAAGCTTTAAATGTGTCACATTTGATCGAAATAAGGTCGCCTTAAAATATTATCCCATCCAAATACCGATAAGAATTCCCAACAATGCCCCCATAAATACTTCAAAGGGGGAATGTCCCAATAATTCCTTCAATTTCTCATCAAACTGAACCTTGTCATTATGTGAATGTATAAGTTGATTCAATACCTTTGCCTGCTTTCCGGCTGCCCTTCTGACACCTGCCGCATCATACATAACAATCAAAGACACTGCCAGTGAAATGCCAAACTCCACAGAATCAATTCCTTTAATTTTAGCGACAACAGTGGTAAGAGATACAATAAATGCCGAATGGGAACTTGGCATCCCGCCGGAACCTATAAATCTTGTAAAATCTATTTTTTTGCTTGATACAAGAACATTTATTACTTTTAAGAGTTGTGCCAAAAACCAGGCAAACATCGGTACTGTTATTGTTCTGTTGTTTATTATAGCGTTTATAAATTGCACCTTTAAAAAAATCCTCCTGCCGATAAATTTTACATTTCTCTTATAACAAGATACTCTGCAAGCTCTTTTAAAAATGCAGCCTTTCCGCCAAAACTATCCAAGCTTTTTATTGCACTCTCTGTAATTTCCGTAAGCATTTGTTTTGATTTTTCAAGTCCGTAAATACTTACATAAGTAGTCTTTTTATTTGAAGCATCGCTTCCCACATTTTTTCCCAGCTTATCAATATTTCCTTCCACATCAAGGATATCATCCTTTATCTGAAAGGCCAGCCCTATGCCTTCGGCATAGTTCTCTAAATTTTGGATATCTTCATTGGAAGCATTGCATATAATTGCTGCCGATATGACAGATGCTTTTATCAAAGCACCGGTCTTAAGCCTATGCATATATTCAAGGGTCTCAACCGACACCTCATTATTTTCCGATTCAATATCCACTACCTGTCCTCCAATCATTCCCCGCACACCGGAGGACTTGGCAATATACCCCATTGCTTTAACTTTATTTTCTATATTATTACAATTGCTTGATGTATTTTCAAGCATCAACTCAAAAGCCATATTCAAGAGTCCATCTCCTGCCAAAATAGCCAGAGCCTCACCAAATACTTTATGGTTTGTCAGTTTCCCTCTTCTATAATCATCGTTATCCATAGAAGGCAAATCATCATGTATCAGCGAGTAAGTATGAATCATTTCAACAGCACAAGCATAAGGTAAAACTTCCTTCAAATCGCCCCCCAGCATATCACACACTGCAAGGGAAAGAACGGGTCTTAACCTTTTTCCGCCTGCCAAAAGGCTGTAACGCATAGCGTTATATATGGATTTTTCCATCAAATCTTTTTCTTTTATACATTCTTCCAAAAAGTTATTTACAATATCCTGATATATTTCTAGTTTTTCCATAAACTCCATCGGCAAAATCCCCCTAATATTTTATGCACTAATCTTTAATAAAATCTTCTTCTATAATATCACCATTTTCATTTTCTACCAATATAGTTATCTTTTTCTCTATTTCATCTAACATTTTACTTAATTCTTTTGAAAGAGCTACACCTTTTTGGAAGATCTTAATAGACTCATCTAAGGGCATATCTCCCTGCTCAAGCTTTTCAACTATTTCTTCAAGTTCATTAAGCGACTTTTCAAAACTCTTTTTTTCCCTAGCCATATCTAATTCCTACCCTTCACTTTATTTACTGTACATTCTAAGTTCCCATCCGCAAGGTTTACTTTAATTTGTTCTCCTTCTGCCACATCGGTTACAGATTTGATTATACGTTGGTCATCGGCCGATTTAACAATACTGTAACCCCTTGCCAATATTGTCAACGGACTTAGGGCATCAAGCTTTCCGATGAGAAACTGAAGCTTCAATCTTGCCCTCTCCTGCTTCACCAGAAAAGCTTTTTTCAAATCTTTATACAGCACATCCAACTTCATTCTTTCCTGATAAATTCTGTCATAAGG
It includes:
- a CDS encoding divergent PAP2 family protein → MQFINAIINNRTITVPMFAWFLAQLLKVINVLVSSKKIDFTRFIGSGGMPSSHSAFIVSLTTVVAKIKGIDSVEFGISLAVSLIVMYDAAGVRRAAGKQAKVLNQLIHSHNDKVQFDEKLKELLGHSPFEVFMGALLGILIGIWMG
- a CDS encoding polyprenyl synthetase family protein, whose protein sequence is MEFMEKLEIYQDIVNNFLEECIKEKDLMEKSIYNAMRYSLLAGGKRLRPVLSLAVCDMLGGDLKEVLPYACAVEMIHTYSLIHDDLPSMDNDDYRRGKLTNHKVFGEALAILAGDGLLNMAFELMLENTSSNCNNIENKVKAMGYIAKSSGVRGMIGGQVVDIESENNEVSVETLEYMHRLKTGALIKASVISAAIICNASNEDIQNLENYAEGIGLAFQIKDDILDVEGNIDKLGKNVGSDASNKKTTYVSIYGLEKSKQMLTEITESAIKSLDSFGGKAAFLKELAEYLVIREM
- a CDS encoding exodeoxyribonuclease VII small subunit; amino-acid sequence: MAREKKSFEKSLNELEEIVEKLEQGDMPLDESIKIFQKGVALSKELSKMLDEIEKKITILVENENGDIIEEDFIKD